One part of the Trypanosoma brucei brucei TREU927 chromosome 4, complete sequence genome encodes these proteins:
- a CDS encoding receptor-type adenylate cyclase GRESAG 4, putative — MIYHSETDGPHTPAASKSAGSAVWHCRLSTVMALLLFSNVLPAHSEGNIKVKVYSFIYSPYFEYRQVEAINAGLNASFAARQWTVAPNVTVQVVPPPPNNVEVVDALQRVATTEKGLFVVFGPLTDIETLHALPLLKREDLVAFAPSTGSSIVRGWNPNIYFIRASPTAELIALVRYAVSQLRLLRIGFMYLRDISFGDSEYKHAVELFSHMGRELCGVFTVKSSMEAFADDRAFEAAWEAFAKTRPQGVIAVAPPINDTMRFLNKIVADKRTRDAYVLAHSTLEFSIVGAWREALEAAGAPLKFGQVILTGTNPLAKNTLYRAIRRFQDHMRSYLSANPGVTVFNGTDNFDHDDVDGRLMVYGWIAGEVLSQALSSREWLTSRKAFMESLYNQRRYVIDDLVIGDFGGDCKGGAAKQGAACNCNQGGSLVLMNVIGSGYRLFPVNGGVTIFDSKKCYINKPRIPSPMSILSLTLFDTALPVDTYASMSEALYASTRGRESALSRRLFFHSMASSSAESARTLQHQLDTRSVTAVFGVVDDAMLSIAEVAFVDPVMLTPRLHHHGKNVIQLSPTLEQQLFVVVGYVTNTSASAPMSAIVRGADATIIEVALRKIVWMHGGTLQTVAVLDDNATLVGRLPNRGNAFVIGLAPGDPSLLAAHLDRNPDVRVLIPFLDVALMYDELVSAFNGNPNAERVQFATSLPHWADANTSSEIVREFHTALPDSSAWKPLPLLGYAAARFAQAVLPRMEYVTPKTLLDTIYMQSIITADEMRYGPFEEEEEKECFTANDPVPEQGEVCVVNYGATRISMWSLARALNASVPPLTSPVTPLIRYADPNAIKLSSAQLAGVIVGSLVALALFAAPLVVVLYVLRRGARDNDSAPKEPVEPVTLIFTDIESSTAQWAAHPELMPDAVSTHHRLIRSLIVQYGCYEVKTVGDSFMIACKKPFAAAQLASDLQRCFLRHEWGTTAFDDSYREFERQRADDDNEYKAPSARLDPEVYRQLWNGLRVRVGVHTGLCDIRHDEVTKGYDYYGRTSNMAARTESVANGGQVLLTRAAYLSLSNSERGQLDVTALGSMSLRGVPEPVEMYQLNAVVGRSFAALRLDHESGEDGDLSSTSFSDTGSLRGVLSGTSQMIDSCLHAVFGTVPLSQRQKLLMPLCERWQVSLPPSSKATWNEEYCEGVIRRIAVKVGRVADHCAASGSEHSVSTLGSASLIIISNHGLERELHGN; from the coding sequence atgatttaccacagtgaAACTGATGGTCCTCACACGCCTGCTGCGAGCAAATCCGCGGGCTCCGCTGTGTGGCACTGTCGCCTTTCCACCGTTATGGCACTGTTACTGTTCTCAAATGTTCTTCCAGCGCACTCAGAGGGAAACATAAAGGTGAAGGTTTACTCTTTCATTTATAGTCCCTACTTCGAGTACAGACAAGTTGAAGCAATAAATGCCGGCCTCAATGCGTCATTTGCCGCTCGCCAGTGGACTGTGGCACCCAATGTAACGGTGCAGGTTGTGCCGCCTCCCCCTAACAACGTTGAAGTAGTTGATGCCTTACAACGTGTTGCTACTACAGAAAAGggtttatttgttgtgtttggacCACTGACCGATATTGAAACATTACACGCACTTCCATTGCTGAAGCGGGAAGATCTGGTTGCCTTCGCTCCATCTACAGGGTCGAGTATTGTGCGTGGATGGAATCCCAACATATATTTTATCCGCGCTTCACCCACTGCCGAGCTTATTGCATTGGTCCGGTATGCTGTCAGCCAACTGCGCCTGCTTCGGATTGGATTTATGTATCTTCGGGACATTTCGTTTGGTGATAGTGAGTATAAGCATGCAGTAGAGCTGTTCTCTCATATGGGTCGTGAGCTGTGCGGCGTGTTTACTGTAAAAAGCTCAATGGAAGCTTTTGCTGACGACAGAGCCTTCGAAGCGGCGTGGGAAGCGTTTGCGAAGACGCGGCCTCAGGGCGTAATCGCTGTTGCACCACCAATCAACGACACAATGAGGTTTCTGAATAAAATAGTGGCTGACAAACGTACACGCGACGCTTACGTACTGGCTCATTCAACACTCGAGTTTTCTATCGTAGGAGCGTGGCGCGAGGCATTGGAAGCTGCAGGGGCGCCTTTGAAGTTTGGACAGGTAATATTGACTGGAACAAATCCACTAGCAAAAAACACACTCTACCGAGCAATCAGGCGCTTTCAGGATCACATGAGGTCGTACCTGAGCGCTAATCCTGGAGTGACTGTTTTCAATGGCACGGATAACTTCGACCACGACGACGTGGATGGGAGGCTTATGGTGTATGGGTGGATTGCGGGAGAAGTGCTGTCCCAGGCGCTAAGTAGTCGGGAGTGGCTAACAAGCAGGAAGGCATTCATGGAGTCACTGTATAACCAGCGCCGTTATGTTATTGACGaccttgtgattggtgaTTTTGGTGGAGACTGCAAAGGTGGGGCGGCTAAACAGGGAGCAGCATGCAACTGTAATCAGGGAGGAAGTCTGGTACTAATGAATGTTATTGGTAGTGGCTATAGATTATTTCCAGTCAACGGCGGAGTAACAATTTTTGATTCCAAAAAGTGTTACATAAACAAACCGAGAATCCCATCACCGATGAGTATCCTGTCCTTAACTTTGTTTGATACGGCGCTACCTGTGGATACATATGCGTCGATGTCCGAGGCGCTGTACGCTTCCACCAGGGGAAGAGAATCAGCCCTTTCACGGCGACTGTTCTTTCATTCAATGGCATCATCCTCAGCGGAAAGTGCCAGAACATTGCAGCATCAGCTTGACACAAGGAGTGTGACGGCTGTGTTTGGTGTCGTTGACGATGCGATGCTGTCCATTGCCGAAGTTGCCTTCGTTGACCCCGTAATGCTTACACCACGCCTGCATCATCATGGCAAAAACGTGATTCAACTTTCACCCACACTCGAGCAgcagttgtttgttgttgtgggttACGTGACAAACACAAGTGCCAGCGCCCCTATGTCTGCCATCGTACGTGGAGCTGATGCCACCATCATTGAGGTCGCACTGCGGAAGATTGTTTGGATGCACGGCGGAACACTGCAAACGGTAGCTGTGCTGGATGACAATGCCACCCTTGTTGGGCGCCTGCCAAACCGTGGGAATGCGTTTGTTATTGGTCTTGCCCCCGGTGATCCTTCCTTGCTCGCAGCGCACCTGGATCGCAACCCAGATGTGCGTGTGCTCATCCCATTCCTCGACGTTGCCCTGATGTATGATGAGCTGGTCAGCGCATTCAATGGTAACCCGAACGCTGAGCGTGTGCAGTTCGCGACAAGTTTACCTCACTGGGCAGACGCCAATACGTCATCAGAGATCGTAAGAGAATTTCATACCGCATTGCCAGACTCATCAGCATGGaagccgctgccgttgctgggGTACGCTGCTGCACGGTTTGCTCAAGCCGTCCTCCCACGCATGGAGTATGTGACACCCAAAACGCTGCTTGACACCATCTACATGCAATCTATCATTACCGCGGATGAAATGCGGTACGGTCcttttgaagaggaagaggagaaggagtgCTTCACAGCCAATGACCCAGTCCCTGAACAAGGAGAGGTGTGTGTCGTGAACTATGGCGCAACGCGTATTTCCATGTGGTCACTGGCACGTGCATTAAATGCCTCCGTACCGCCATTAACCTCGCCCGTCACGCCATTGATACGCTACGCTGATCCTAACGCCATTAAGTTGTCGTCCGCACAACTTGCCGGAGTTATTGTTGGTTCCCTCGTCGCCTTGGCTTTGTTTGCTGCGcctctggtggtggtgctctATGTTCTGCGCCGTGGTGCGCGTGACAATGACAGTGCTCCCAAGGAGCCGGTGGAGCCCGTAACGCTAATCTTTACTGACATAGAGAGCAGCACAGCGCAGTGggcagcacaccctgagctgaTGCCTGATGCCGTGTCAACACACCACCGTCTTATCCGCTCACTCATCGTACAGTACGGATGCTATGAGGTAAAGACTGTTGGGGACTCGTTTATGATTGCTTGTAAAAAaccttttgctgctgcacagCTTGCGTCCGACTTACAGCGGTGCTTCCTGCGCCATGAGTGGGGCACCACAGCATTCGACGATTCGTATCGTGAGTTTGAGAGGCAGCGTGCAGATGACGATAACGAATACAAGGCACCGTCCGCACGGTTGGATCCTGAGGTTTATCGCCAACTGTGGAATGGGTTGCGCGTGCGTGTCGGGGTCCACACTGGTCTTTGCGATATCCGTCATGACGAAGTGACAAAAGGCTACGATTACTACGGGCGAACATCAAACATGGCAGCGCGAACAGAAAGTGTGGCTaatggtggtcaggtgctgcTGACGCGCGCGGCATATCTTTCGCTAAGCAATTCAGAGCGTGGGCAACTTGACGTGACAGCTCTTGGATCCATGTCGTTGCGTGGCGTCCCTGAGCCTGTTGAAATGTACCAACTAAACGCTGTAGTCGGACGGTCCTTCGCAGCACTGAGGTTGGACCACGAATCTGGCGAGGACGGGGATCTGTCAAGCACTTCCTTCAGCGATACGGGATCCTTACGCGGCGTATTAAGTGGAACTTCGCAGATGATTGATAGCTGTTTGCACGCTGTTTTCGGTACAGTCCCTCTATCCCAAAGACAGAAACTATTGATGCCTTTATGCGAGCGCTGGCAGGTGAGCCTCCCGCCGTCATCGAAAGCCACGTGGAATGAGGAATATTGCGAAGGAGTTATACGGCGTATTGCAGTGAAAGTGGGTCGAGTTGCGGATCACTGTGCAGCAAGTGGCAGTGAGCACTCTGTCAGCACACTCGGGAGTGCGTCACTCATTATAATTTCCAATCATGGATTGGAGCGTGAGCTTCACGGGAATTAA